One region of Oceanipulchritudo coccoides genomic DNA includes:
- a CDS encoding trypsin-like peptidase domain-containing protein, which yields MTQLVKLVFAGFILLFIGGGCQSPTASSTAGFRNLLDSVVRLDVREASYTEGTRKMVRGVGSGVILDDDGYILTNAHVVGINAEEIIITLPNLERVEAELIGWDHWTDLALVKMDMESIKERGLSFSHGEFGESKALYPGQPVLAVGTPNGLTRTVTRGIISNPNRYFAASNQIGGYETGYFNTWLQTDAAINPGNSGGPLVDERGRIVGINTRSYLGSNNLSFAVPASIAMEILPQLKEQGRVTRSYIGLKPGALQDLESFYGIEANVGMLVDSIDPGSPAAEAGMRPGDIVLALDGHPLDVRFPEQIPPVLHEIAEYSIGETLTFTVLRNSREISVDVITEALESRVGERWAFEKWGISAEDVSKPYAREVQLDSDEGVLVTGVQQAFPAQQAGLNRGDIVLSINRENLDSLDAMKAFYDTYEENPEKVLFEVWRNHSLRYLVLEPR from the coding sequence ATGACACAGCTGGTGAAACTGGTTTTCGCCGGTTTTATTTTGCTGTTCATTGGAGGCGGTTGCCAAAGTCCCACGGCGAGTAGCACAGCCGGCTTTCGCAACCTGCTTGATTCGGTGGTCCGGCTGGACGTGCGCGAGGCCAGCTACACCGAGGGAACCCGCAAAATGGTGCGTGGTGTGGGAAGCGGTGTGATCCTTGATGATGACGGCTATATCCTGACCAATGCACATGTGGTCGGGATCAATGCCGAGGAGATCATCATCACCCTGCCAAATCTTGAGCGGGTGGAGGCAGAGCTCATTGGCTGGGACCACTGGACGGATCTGGCGCTGGTCAAGATGGACATGGAATCGATCAAGGAACGAGGCCTGAGCTTTTCCCACGGGGAGTTTGGCGAGTCAAAAGCGCTTTATCCCGGTCAGCCGGTCTTGGCCGTGGGAACGCCCAACGGCCTCACGCGCACCGTGACACGTGGTATTATTTCCAATCCCAACCGGTACTTTGCGGCCTCCAACCAGATTGGCGGCTACGAGACAGGGTATTTCAACACCTGGTTGCAGACCGACGCAGCCATCAATCCCGGAAATAGCGGGGGTCCACTTGTCGATGAGCGCGGGCGCATTGTCGGGATCAATACCCGGAGCTATCTCGGTTCGAATAACCTCTCCTTCGCCGTGCCAGCGAGCATTGCCATGGAAATCCTGCCCCAGCTCAAGGAGCAGGGCCGCGTGACACGTTCCTACATTGGCCTCAAGCCGGGCGCGTTGCAGGATCTTGAGTCCTTTTACGGAATTGAAGCCAACGTTGGGATGCTGGTCGACAGCATTGATCCTGGCTCTCCTGCTGCCGAGGCGGGAATGCGTCCGGGTGATATTGTTCTCGCACTTGACGGGCATCCCCTCGATGTCCGCTTCCCCGAGCAAATCCCCCCGGTCCTTCATGAAATTGCGGAGTATTCAATCGGAGAAACGCTCACTTTCACGGTGTTGCGGAACAGTCGTGAGATCTCCGTGGACGTGATCACGGAAGCTCTCGAGAGCCGGGTTGGTGAGCGTTGGGCTTTTGAAAAGTGGGGGATTAGCGCTGAGGATGTGAGCAAGCCCTATGCCCGCGAAGTCCAGCTTGATTCGGATGAAGGGGTCCTTGTGACCGGCGTCCAGCAGGCCTTTCCGGCGCAGCAGGCCGGACTCAACCGCGGGGACATTGTCCTCTCAATCAACCGGGAAAACCTGGATTCCCTTGATGCGATGAAAGCCTTTTACGACACCTACGAGGAAAATCCTGAGAAGGTGCTGTTTGAGGTCTGGCGCAATCACAGCCTGCGGTATCTTGTCCTGGAGCCGCGGTGA
- a CDS encoding CAP domain-containing protein — protein MSVRPQFHLVLVCFALFLSGSRTDAVQSAYYQGDPTDWEQYLLELVNRARADPIAEASRYGLADLNEGLTEGAITSAPKQPLVLNPFLIVSSRAHSQWMVDNDTFSHLGQDNTSPTQRMIDFGYPLEGSWGTGENIAAFLGWKSGQRTSTINFHHEGLFLSADHRENILGPEFDEVGIGEAIGAYVLDGSEYPVSSLMTQNFGFSGGSPVPDSHFLTGVVYEDLDGNGFYTPGEGVGGIEIVPDSGSWFAVTSSSGGYAFPVGLGPKTLEVVFSGNGLVTTIKSVDLPGGTNVKLDFVIGVDDVVDPFSLAVPQTEDWYSLDWFGLFTQPESSWVYNSKSGFRFHSLSASGDLYFFNPYTGTWAWSSTSHPDILYQLGENAGWVGY, from the coding sequence ATGTCCGTTCGACCACAGTTTCATTTAGTGCTTGTTTGCTTCGCGCTCTTCCTTTCCGGAAGTAGAACCGACGCTGTACAAAGCGCTTATTATCAAGGTGACCCCACTGATTGGGAGCAGTACCTGCTTGAATTGGTCAACCGTGCCCGGGCCGACCCGATCGCCGAAGCGAGCCGTTACGGGCTTGCCGACTTAAATGAAGGTCTGACGGAAGGCGCGATCACTTCGGCACCGAAGCAACCACTAGTCCTGAATCCATTTCTCATTGTCTCATCACGAGCACATAGCCAGTGGATGGTCGATAATGATACTTTTTCCCACCTTGGGCAGGACAACACGTCACCGACACAGCGTATGATCGACTTTGGCTACCCGCTTGAGGGGTCATGGGGCACCGGTGAGAATATCGCTGCCTTCCTTGGATGGAAATCAGGACAACGCACTTCGACGATAAATTTCCATCATGAGGGCTTGTTCCTCAGTGCCGATCACCGCGAAAATATCCTTGGACCAGAATTCGATGAGGTTGGAATTGGCGAAGCTATTGGAGCCTATGTCCTTGACGGATCCGAGTATCCGGTCAGCTCCCTCATGACACAGAATTTCGGATTTAGCGGGGGATCCCCTGTGCCGGATAGTCATTTCCTAACTGGCGTGGTCTATGAAGATCTTGATGGGAATGGATTCTACACACCCGGTGAAGGTGTCGGGGGAATTGAAATTGTCCCCGATTCGGGTTCATGGTTTGCCGTGACGAGTTCCTCAGGTGGATATGCCTTCCCAGTCGGTCTTGGACCCAAAACCCTTGAAGTGGTATTTTCAGGTAATGGATTAGTGACTACAATCAAGTCTGTGGATTTGCCGGGTGGAACTAATGTCAAATTGGATTTTGTGATTGGTGTTGATGATGTGGTGGACCCCTTTTCACTCGCTGTACCCCAAACGGAAGACTGGTACTCCCTTGATTGGTTTGGCTTGTTCACGCAGCCTGAATCGAGCTGGGTCTACAATAGCAAATCCGGTTTCCGCTTTCATTCTCTCAGCGCATCCGGGGATCTTTACTTCTTCAATCCATACACCGGCACATGGGCTTGGTCATCCACCAGCCATCCGGATATCCTTTACCAGCTTGGCGAGAATGCTGGTTGGGTGGGTTACTGA
- a CDS encoding LpxI family protein codes for MSLFVADCPTSRFLPESFDPSKPVAVIAGQRDYPVLTVESIRAAGLPVRLIALKGETQPELIDSFPDGEREVVKVGQIGKMLKALQKLEAGYALFVGQVSPGKLFRDLSPDIKALAMLASLKERNAHTIFGSITAEIERIGVNMLDARAFLDGHLSSHGLMTPGKQQAKQPHIDFGIRIAREVAALDIGQGVVVRKGTVLAVEAFEGTDDMLSRANKYKTDQLIFVKCAKPDQNPHFDWPVFGEKTLESMQASGIKTAALESDKVVMLNKVTLLQKASEAGIELIGY; via the coding sequence ATGTCGTTGTTCGTGGCTGATTGCCCGACAAGCAGATTTCTTCCCGAAAGCTTTGACCCGTCCAAGCCGGTTGCGGTCATTGCCGGCCAGCGGGATTATCCGGTTCTCACGGTGGAGTCGATACGGGCCGCCGGGCTCCCGGTCCGCCTGATTGCCTTGAAAGGGGAAACCCAACCGGAATTGATTGATTCGTTCCCGGATGGTGAGCGCGAGGTTGTCAAGGTCGGCCAGATCGGCAAGATGCTGAAGGCCCTGCAGAAACTTGAAGCTGGTTACGCGCTCTTTGTGGGGCAGGTCTCCCCGGGAAAGCTCTTTCGTGACCTGTCGCCGGATATCAAGGCCCTCGCCATGCTGGCGAGTCTCAAGGAGCGCAACGCCCACACCATCTTCGGGTCCATCACTGCGGAAATTGAGCGCATCGGGGTCAACATGCTGGACGCCCGCGCTTTCCTCGACGGACACTTGAGTAGCCACGGTCTCATGACACCGGGCAAGCAGCAGGCCAAACAGCCGCATATCGATTTTGGCATCCGGATAGCACGCGAGGTTGCCGCACTCGATATCGGGCAGGGAGTTGTCGTGCGCAAGGGAACGGTCCTTGCCGTGGAAGCTTTTGAAGGGACCGACGACATGCTCAGCCGGGCCAACAAATACAAGACCGATCAGCTTATTTTTGTGAAGTGTGCCAAGCCGGATCAAAACCCGCATTTTGATTGGCCGGTGTTCGGTGAGAAGACCCTTGAATCAATGCAAGCCAGCGGGATCAAGACCGCCGCTCTTGAGTCCGACAAGGTCGTCATGCTCAACAAGGTCACCCTTCTGCAAAAAGCTTCAGAGGCCGGAATCGAGCTGATCGGATACTAG
- a CDS encoding rhomboid family intramembrane serine protease, protein MGAIVYPDNLAEIGRFPDEATAHDYGLVILSAGAGYWIHTEESGEVLLIVEAGYAGRLREQLELYELESVNWPPQEPEMPEPHPGAYAAMTWVAVLVLAWLCQLRWPMLVEWGTASSDLIKSGELYRTFSALFLHGDIGHLAGNLLFGAVFLHLVARHIGTVRAWLGVLMAGACGNYLNATVHFSTSHYSIGASTAVFGAIGLLVALPLGFGIRHSSRMLIRAWALPIIAGLVFLAWFGTGSDRTDTSAHLMGFVCGLPAGLIAGALVRDKPRKAR, encoded by the coding sequence TTGGGTGCAATTGTGTATCCGGATAATCTGGCGGAGATTGGCCGCTTCCCGGATGAAGCGACTGCCCATGATTACGGCTTGGTCATCCTGAGTGCGGGGGCCGGTTATTGGATTCACACGGAAGAGAGCGGGGAAGTACTGCTCATTGTCGAGGCAGGCTATGCCGGGCGCTTGAGGGAACAGCTTGAATTATACGAGCTTGAATCGGTCAACTGGCCTCCGCAGGAACCGGAGATGCCGGAGCCGCATCCGGGAGCCTACGCCGCCATGACATGGGTGGCTGTCCTTGTCCTTGCCTGGTTGTGTCAATTGCGCTGGCCGATGCTGGTCGAGTGGGGGACCGCCTCCTCCGACTTAATTAAATCGGGTGAGCTTTACCGGACATTTTCCGCCCTGTTTCTCCATGGGGACATCGGGCACCTTGCCGGCAATCTCCTCTTTGGAGCGGTTTTCCTGCATCTTGTGGCGCGGCACATCGGGACTGTTCGTGCATGGCTCGGAGTACTCATGGCGGGTGCCTGCGGGAATTACCTGAATGCAACCGTACACTTCAGCACGTCCCATTATTCCATTGGGGCATCCACGGCTGTCTTCGGCGCAATCGGGCTGTTGGTCGCCCTTCCGCTGGGATTTGGCATCCGGCATTCCTCACGCATGCTGATTCGCGCATGGGCTTTGCCAATCATCGCCGGACTTGTTTTTCTGGCATGGTTTGGAACGGGTAGCGACAGAACCGATACATCAGCGCATTTGATGGGATTTGTTTGCGGGCTTCCTGCCGGCTTGATTGCGGGTGCGCTAGTCCGGGACAAGCCGCGGAAGGCGCGTTAG
- a CDS encoding ribonuclease III domain-containing protein has protein sequence MTPRELKDLAWIGDAVLALYARQWLLEQPDHPHFTRQELFIRFTTNDFLQSIGEPTSVEAGIGKVYRADGLEAGFKHIEETLLPLFKKHLNNSVKGRRGKRR, from the coding sequence ATGACTCCACGCGAACTCAAGGACCTGGCATGGATTGGAGATGCTGTTCTGGCGCTGTATGCACGCCAGTGGTTACTGGAACAACCGGATCATCCACACTTTACGCGGCAGGAGCTTTTCATTCGCTTCACAACGAACGATTTCCTGCAGTCGATCGGGGAGCCAACGAGCGTGGAGGCAGGGATTGGAAAAGTCTACAGGGCCGATGGTCTGGAGGCTGGCTTCAAGCATATTGAAGAAACCCTCCTTCCACTCTTCAAAAAACATCTCAACAATTCCGTCAAGGGGCGCCGGGGCAAGCGGCGCTAA
- a CDS encoding TrpB-like pyridoxal phosphate-dependent enzyme — protein MDSIKYLLNDNQLPENWYNLASDLPEPLAPVLHPGTGEPVGPDDLAPLFPPALIEQEMTSERWVPIPQPVRDILLQWRCTPLYRARRLEKALDTPAKIYYKYEGVSPSGSHKPNTSVPQAFYNKEAGIKKITTETGAGQWGSSLSLACEMFGLECLVYMVKVSFGQKPYRRAFMESFGAKCIASPSETTASGRAILEKDPDCTGSLGIAISEAVEVAAQNADTSYCLGSVLNHVLLHQTIIGEEAIMQMDMAGDYPDVIVACTGGGSNFAGIAFPFMGRKLRGQQDVRIVAVEPSACPSLTKGRHAYDFGDTAHLTPLVKMHTLGSTFVPPGFHSGGLRYHGMAPMVSHALQLGMCEATSYNQLECFAAGVQFARAEGILPAPEANHAVVGAIREAERCKREGKSETILFNLCGHGHFDMQAYIDYNAGKLKDYAYPEDEIAMALAGLPSFGNS, from the coding sequence ATGGACTCGATAAAATACCTCCTGAACGACAATCAACTGCCGGAGAACTGGTATAATCTGGCTTCCGACCTGCCCGAGCCGCTGGCACCGGTGCTTCATCCCGGAACTGGCGAACCGGTCGGCCCGGATGATCTGGCCCCGCTTTTTCCACCTGCCCTGATTGAGCAGGAGATGACTTCTGAGCGCTGGGTACCGATTCCCCAGCCGGTGCGGGACATCCTTCTTCAATGGCGCTGCACGCCGCTTTACCGTGCACGGCGTCTTGAGAAGGCGCTCGATACGCCGGCTAAGATTTATTATAAGTATGAGGGTGTGAGTCCCAGCGGATCGCACAAGCCGAACACATCCGTACCTCAGGCCTTCTACAACAAGGAAGCTGGCATCAAGAAGATTACTACGGAGACCGGTGCGGGTCAGTGGGGCTCCTCGCTCTCGTTGGCCTGTGAGATGTTTGGGTTGGAGTGTCTTGTCTACATGGTCAAGGTGAGTTTCGGACAGAAGCCGTACCGCCGGGCCTTCATGGAGAGCTTCGGTGCCAAGTGCATCGCGAGCCCAAGTGAAACAACTGCCTCCGGTCGCGCAATTTTGGAAAAGGATCCGGATTGCACTGGTTCACTGGGGATTGCCATTTCCGAGGCGGTGGAAGTCGCTGCGCAGAATGCCGATACGTCTTACTGCCTTGGAAGCGTTTTGAACCACGTGTTGCTTCACCAGACCATCATTGGAGAGGAAGCGATCATGCAGATGGACATGGCCGGTGATTATCCGGATGTCATTGTCGCCTGTACGGGTGGTGGATCGAATTTTGCCGGTATTGCCTTCCCCTTCATGGGGCGCAAACTCAGGGGGCAACAGGATGTGCGTATTGTGGCTGTCGAGCCATCCGCCTGTCCAAGCTTGACCAAGGGACGTCACGCGTACGATTTTGGTGACACCGCCCACCTGACCCCGTTGGTCAAGATGCACACCCTCGGGAGCACCTTTGTTCCACCGGGATTCCACAGCGGGGGTCTGCGCTATCATGGGATGGCCCCGATGGTCAGCCATGCCTTGCAGCTTGGAATGTGTGAAGCGACTTCATACAATCAGCTGGAATGTTTTGCCGCTGGCGTGCAGTTTGCCCGGGCCGAGGGAATTCTTCCCGCGCCGGAGGCAAACCATGCCGTTGTGGGCGCCATTCGCGAGGCAGAGCGTTGCAAACGGGAAGGCAAGTCCGAGACAATCCTGTTCAATCTGTGCGGGCACGGGCACTTTGATATGCAGGCCTACATCGATTACAATGCGGGAAAGCTCAAGGACTACGCCTATCCGGAAGATGAAATTGCCATGGCCCTTGCCGGCTTGCCCAGTTTCGGGAATAGCTGA
- a CDS encoding GEVED domain-containing protein has translation MEKIISNPTHNLIFNPTRHMLLAGLLMASSLFAADFGDAPDGTDAFYPVFPGNPAIIGQFPTLLASDGARHADLTDCWLGGPGSAPSSEADANDGSDPDGLANLVNNDAGDEGLPVIPFYLDLDSATATATVTVRVTVPEGAPDLPRTLNMLVDWDQSGDWKNPGTGEPEWVIQNYSVNVTPGSTQLLSIPITWGMGADIFPQVFWTRLTLTRSTITATIPADGWDGSGSFAYGETEDFLFHPNARHDAINSPWSAPMSPAPGTVPDNPPPSISLTPSNQSVPHGTLATVLVNLDTGVAPDSLEWAIDPAQRGSSTFDPGLSQQAFGGSYSVSGSTATATSGGTLPTLGSITVSSVVDSSTPAYEEWPIRVRARWDGFHTQTARTLVRIWHDGWSGTWAITTHFEFLLNDISATVPAGQQATALGHLAAAKSAYVNLDLSTSTSKLGDLDTELASLATGGHITSGEETRLRGTTTDLITAINALDPFGFIIPILASPVDGEVLTGTVPIASTTDSPGAFGAVFSYSTDGSTWVEIGDGVFNGGQYITNFDTTGVPDGMVRLKVLMFDFDIEFSGEYEAIVWVDNSAPTPTLSTPVAGSTHVGIIPVQVDTDTGDDLTTLLELSRNGTDWYAIGTDSNSADGHTTLVDSGQLPAGSYSLRATATDAFGNTAQDSWSFNVAPSFHAWRIGLGLPTAETDEDLDQDGLSLGEEYYFGLSATTPEVASDYLLWESLGGSNFQFRFTPGLLVDGLRAAVEGSPDLATWGDLLLDPDNSAEVVVPVDTSPRQFVRLNLWEDRP, from the coding sequence ATGGAAAAGATCATTTCGAACCCGACACACAACTTAATCTTCAATCCGACACGGCACATGTTGCTCGCTGGTTTGTTAATGGCTTCATCGCTCTTTGCCGCAGACTTTGGTGATGCCCCGGATGGGACGGATGCCTTTTATCCCGTCTTTCCGGGCAACCCGGCCATTATTGGTCAGTTCCCCACCCTGCTGGCGAGTGACGGAGCACGCCACGCCGACCTGACTGACTGCTGGTTGGGCGGACCCGGTTCCGCCCCGAGCTCGGAGGCGGATGCCAACGATGGTTCGGATCCCGATGGACTTGCCAATTTGGTCAATAACGATGCCGGTGATGAGGGTCTCCCTGTTATCCCCTTCTACCTGGATTTGGATTCAGCGACCGCGACGGCAACGGTAACAGTCAGGGTCACTGTTCCTGAGGGAGCCCCGGATTTGCCACGCACACTCAACATGCTTGTCGATTGGGACCAAAGCGGTGACTGGAAAAACCCGGGCACTGGCGAACCTGAATGGGTCATTCAAAATTACAGTGTCAATGTCACTCCCGGATCAACCCAGCTCCTTTCCATTCCAATAACATGGGGAATGGGCGCAGACATATTCCCGCAGGTATTCTGGACTCGCTTGACCCTGACGCGATCCACGATCACCGCTACAATCCCGGCGGACGGGTGGGACGGCTCAGGCAGCTTCGCGTATGGCGAGACAGAGGATTTCCTCTTCCATCCAAACGCACGCCATGATGCCATAAACTCACCATGGAGCGCTCCCATGAGTCCGGCACCTGGAACAGTCCCGGACAATCCTCCCCCTTCTATTTCCCTGACTCCAAGCAATCAGAGTGTCCCACACGGGACGCTGGCGACGGTGCTGGTCAACCTGGATACAGGCGTTGCACCAGACTCCCTTGAATGGGCCATTGATCCCGCACAACGCGGTAGTTCAACTTTCGATCCCGGACTGTCGCAACAGGCTTTTGGCGGATCCTATTCGGTATCAGGGTCTACCGCCACCGCCACTTCCGGGGGAACCCTCCCGACCTTGGGGTCAATCACGGTCTCTTCAGTTGTTGATTCGAGCACTCCCGCTTACGAGGAATGGCCCATCCGTGTGCGCGCACGCTGGGATGGGTTCCACACGCAAACTGCGCGGACTCTTGTTCGCATCTGGCACGATGGCTGGAGCGGAACATGGGCAATCACAACGCACTTTGAATTTCTCCTGAATGACATTTCAGCTACCGTTCCTGCAGGCCAACAGGCAACAGCGCTGGGGCATCTCGCAGCTGCAAAAAGCGCATACGTGAATCTGGATTTGAGCACGAGTACAAGCAAACTCGGTGACTTGGATACCGAATTGGCTTCTCTCGCCACAGGCGGGCATATCACATCGGGAGAAGAAACACGCCTTAGAGGGACAACAACGGATCTGATTACGGCAATCAATGCCCTGGATCCGTTTGGCTTCATCATTCCTATCCTGGCAAGTCCTGTTGATGGTGAAGTGCTCACTGGTACCGTGCCAATTGCCTCCACGACAGATTCACCCGGGGCGTTCGGCGCGGTTTTCTCTTACTCAACCGACGGTAGCACCTGGGTCGAGATAGGAGATGGCGTATTTAATGGAGGCCAATATATTACAAATTTCGATACGACCGGAGTTCCCGATGGCATGGTGCGCCTCAAGGTCCTGATGTTCGACTTTGATATCGAGTTTTCCGGCGAATACGAAGCTATCGTCTGGGTCGACAACAGCGCACCGACACCCACGCTCTCCACCCCTGTTGCCGGCTCAACACATGTAGGGATAATCCCAGTGCAAGTGGATACGGATACGGGTGATGACTTGACGACACTGCTTGAGCTCTCGAGGAATGGAACGGATTGGTACGCCATCGGGACTGATTCGAATTCTGCCGACGGGCATACCACCCTGGTTGATTCAGGACAGTTGCCTGCAGGGTCGTACTCGCTCCGCGCAACAGCTACCGATGCCTTCGGTAACACTGCCCAGGATTCCTGGTCATTCAACGTTGCCCCCTCCTTCCATGCATGGAGGATCGGCCTCGGTCTGCCAACCGCAGAAACGGATGAGGACTTGGATCAGGATGGGCTGTCCCTTGGTGAGGAATATTACTTCGGACTGAGTGCAACCACGCCTGAAGTTGCTTCGGATTACCTGCTGTGGGAATCTCTTGGCGGATCAAATTTCCAATTCCGGTTCACACCGGGTTTACTGGTCGATGGTCTGCGCGCCGCTGTTGAAGGCAGTCCCGACCTGGCCACATGGGGTGACCTGCTTCTCGATCCAGACAACTCCGCAGAGGTGGTTGTCCCGGTTGACACTTCGCCCCGGCAGTTTGTCCGCCTCAATCTCTGGGAAGACCGCCCTTAA
- the leuS gene encoding leucine--tRNA ligase: protein MATSNKEYPFTEIEQRWQQFWDKEGTFTAPNQSEKPKYYLLDMFPYPSGAGLHAGHVENFAGSDILGRYKLARGFNVLHPMGWDAFGLPAEQYAVKTGTHPAKTTLTNIDNFRRQIKALGLAIDWTREVNTTDPHYFRWTQWIFLKLFQNKLAYVDERPVNWCPELGTVLANEEVVDGKSEVGGHPVERRNLRQWVLRITAYADRLLEGLDKLEWPDSTKAMQRNWIGRSTGANVTFSLESGDDSITVYTTRPDTLFGATYMVLAPEHPLVGKLVTGENLKAAQKYIQEAAGKSDLLRTELAKEKSGVFTGSYAINPVNGERIPIWIADYVLMSYGTGAIMAVPAHDERDHEFATKFNLPIIDVISPPEGEEPEEGEAFTGVGTMINSGEFNGLDSVTGKERIIAQLQAAGKGEAAVNYKLRDWLFSRQRYWGEPFPIVWVDDETWNSIKDLKTAVTALVPGEPVTYHQDGTLYHALPLPESALPLELPKTDNYEPAGDGESPLANNHDWVNIWFNLETGEGVPQSGEKPSSGTWIPARRETNTMPQWAGSCWYYLRYLDPANAEAILDPAIRDYWGVPDFYMGGAEHAVLHLLYARFWHLFLKDMGVVTDDEPFKKLFHQGIILGEDGEKMSKSRGNVVNPDDFIASHGADSLRAYLMFMGPLEDMKPWNSQGIEGVHRFLRRVCRDLVGSGDGLPPKIASDKPESTEMTRVLHETIRKVTADYDNIRFNTALSQLMIFMNQLNKEESLNVESAKDFARLLAPLAPHLAEELWHKLGGEGSVAFAGWPTWNEDLLKTDEVQIGLLVNGKPRGEAKVSKTAKQDEVLALAQADEKVSAHLSGKEIIKVIYVPGKILNVVVRG from the coding sequence ATGGCGACATCCAATAAAGAATACCCATTCACCGAAATTGAACAGCGTTGGCAACAGTTTTGGGACAAGGAAGGCACTTTCACTGCCCCCAATCAGTCCGAAAAGCCAAAATACTACCTGCTGGACATGTTTCCCTACCCGAGCGGAGCAGGCCTCCACGCCGGGCACGTGGAAAACTTTGCCGGCAGTGATATCCTCGGGCGCTACAAGCTGGCCCGCGGGTTCAATGTCCTCCACCCGATGGGTTGGGACGCCTTCGGCCTTCCGGCTGAGCAGTATGCGGTCAAGACCGGCACCCATCCGGCCAAGACCACGCTCACGAACATCGATAATTTCCGCCGCCAGATCAAGGCCCTCGGACTGGCCATCGACTGGACGCGCGAGGTCAATACCACCGACCCGCATTACTTTCGCTGGACCCAGTGGATCTTCCTGAAGCTGTTCCAGAACAAGCTGGCCTATGTCGATGAGCGCCCGGTCAACTGGTGCCCCGAACTGGGCACCGTGCTTGCCAACGAGGAGGTCGTGGACGGCAAGTCAGAAGTCGGTGGACATCCCGTCGAACGCCGCAATCTTCGCCAATGGGTATTGCGCATCACCGCCTATGCTGACCGCCTGCTGGAGGGGCTCGACAAGCTTGAGTGGCCTGATTCGACGAAGGCCATGCAGCGAAACTGGATCGGCCGCAGCACAGGGGCCAATGTCACTTTCTCCCTGGAATCCGGGGACGACAGCATCACGGTCTACACAACGCGGCCGGATACGCTTTTTGGGGCGACTTACATGGTCTTGGCGCCCGAACATCCGCTGGTCGGCAAACTGGTCACTGGAGAAAACCTGAAGGCCGCCCAGAAGTACATCCAGGAAGCCGCGGGCAAGAGTGACCTTTTGCGCACTGAGCTGGCCAAGGAGAAAAGCGGGGTCTTCACGGGCAGCTACGCCATCAATCCGGTCAACGGTGAACGCATCCCGATCTGGATCGCGGACTATGTCCTCATGAGTTACGGAACAGGCGCCATCATGGCCGTCCCGGCACACGATGAGCGCGACCACGAATTCGCGACCAAGTTCAATCTCCCGATCATCGATGTGATCTCCCCGCCGGAAGGCGAGGAACCCGAGGAAGGCGAGGCCTTTACCGGTGTCGGGACAATGATCAACAGTGGCGAGTTCAACGGGCTCGACAGCGTCACTGGCAAGGAGCGCATTATCGCACAATTGCAGGCCGCTGGAAAGGGCGAGGCAGCGGTCAATTACAAGCTGCGCGACTGGCTCTTTTCACGTCAACGCTACTGGGGTGAGCCCTTCCCGATTGTCTGGGTGGATGATGAAACGTGGAATTCCATCAAGGACTTGAAGACAGCGGTCACCGCCCTTGTACCTGGGGAACCGGTCACCTACCATCAGGATGGTACGCTCTATCACGCCCTGCCGCTTCCAGAGTCAGCCCTTCCATTGGAGCTGCCCAAAACCGATAATTACGAACCGGCCGGCGATGGGGAAAGCCCGCTCGCGAACAACCATGACTGGGTCAATATCTGGTTTAATCTTGAGACCGGTGAAGGCGTCCCGCAATCGGGCGAAAAGCCTTCCTCCGGCACATGGATCCCCGCTCGCCGGGAGACCAATACAATGCCGCAATGGGCGGGCAGTTGCTGGTATTACCTGCGCTATCTGGATCCGGCTAATGCGGAGGCCATCCTCGATCCGGCAATCCGCGATTACTGGGGCGTTCCCGATTTCTACATGGGTGGGGCCGAGCATGCCGTCCTCCACTTGCTCTACGCGCGCTTCTGGCACTTGTTCCTGAAGGACATGGGGGTTGTCACGGATGATGAACCCTTCAAGAAGCTCTTCCACCAGGGAATCATCCTCGGTGAGGACGGTGAGAAAATGTCCAAAAGCCGTGGCAACGTGGTCAATCCGGACGACTTTATCGCCAGCCATGGGGCCGACAGCCTACGCGCCTACCTGATGTTCATGGGACCGCTGGAAGACATGAAGCCGTGGAATTCACAGGGCATTGAGGGCGTCCATCGCTTCCTTCGCCGAGTCTGCCGGGATCTGGTGGGTTCCGGGGACGGATTGCCACCGAAGATTGCCTCCGACAAGCCGGAGTCGACCGAAATGACCCGTGTCCTCCACGAGACAATCCGCAAAGTGACCGCTGATTACGACAACATCCGCTTCAATACGGCCTTGTCGCAGTTGATGATTTTCATGAACCAGCTCAACAAGGAGGAAAGCCTCAACGTTGAGTCAGCCAAGGATTTTGCACGCCTCCTGGCACCATTGGCCCCGCATCTGGCTGAAGAGCTATGGCACAAACTTGGCGGTGAAGGGTCGGTCGCCTTTGCCGGCTGGCCAACTTGGAATGAGGACCTGCTGAAGACCGATGAGGTTCAGATTGGCTTGCTCGTGAACGGGAAGCCTCGCGGAGAAGCGAAAGTCAGCAAGACAGCCAAACAGGATGAGGTTCTTGCCCTTGCGCAGGCCGATGAAAAGGTTTCAGCCCACTTGAGCGGAAAGGAAATCATCAAAGTGATTTACGTTCCCGGGAAAATTCTCAATGTCGTTGTTCGTGGCTGA